One Bacteroidota bacterium genomic window carries:
- a CDS encoding phosphoribosylamine--glycine ligase, whose product MVRSSEKKLKFLMVSKWGETLDLAYAIQKEGNSVKMCVEDKSSREIGDGFVPKCRKWLSHVDWADVIVFDYTGYGKIATELRDAGKLVIGGTEYSDLLELDRNFGQNELRKHKVKILNYKEFSHTDDAIAYVEKHPKQYVIKPCGEMQDYKQLLYVGQEDDGGDIIRMLRAYQKSWGKDLGVFQLQRKVTGVEVAVSAFFNGKEFIKPYNITFEHKKLFPRELGVSTGEMGTSMFWTDESPIFDATLGKLEHRLAQDNFVGHIDINNIVNGNGIYPLEFTSRFGFPQIQIQRAGITEPIGYMLYKIARGENFRIQTKKGFQIGVYNVVPPFPYEDNRTFNTFSKDAVVVFKKEMKEGIHPMHLKMVNGEWLITGCTGIAVLVSGTGLTMKEAQRVMYSRVSNLLINNSYYRTDIGDRWSEDSDRLWAWNLL is encoded by the coding sequence ATGGTTAGAAGCAGTGAGAAAAAATTAAAATTTCTCATGGTATCCAAATGGGGCGAAACCCTCGATCTCGCCTATGCAATTCAAAAGGAGGGGAACAGTGTAAAAATGTGTGTGGAAGACAAATCATCACGCGAAATTGGCGATGGATTTGTACCAAAATGCCGAAAGTGGCTTTCGCATGTCGACTGGGCTGATGTGATTGTGTTTGACTATACGGGATATGGCAAAATTGCAACCGAATTGCGCGATGCCGGAAAACTGGTTATCGGCGGCACCGAATATTCGGATTTGCTCGAACTTGACAGGAATTTTGGTCAAAACGAATTAAGAAAACACAAGGTTAAGATTCTCAACTATAAGGAATTTAGCCATACCGACGATGCCATTGCCTACGTAGAAAAGCATCCGAAGCAATATGTCATTAAACCATGCGGCGAAATGCAGGACTACAAGCAGCTTTTGTATGTTGGCCAGGAAGATGATGGAGGTGACATTATCCGAATGCTGAGAGCGTACCAGAAATCATGGGGCAAGGATCTTGGAGTTTTTCAATTACAACGAAAGGTAACTGGAGTGGAAGTGGCTGTATCAGCCTTTTTCAATGGAAAGGAGTTTATTAAACCCTACAACATCACTTTTGAGCATAAAAAACTCTTTCCACGTGAGTTGGGCGTTTCTACAGGCGAAATGGGCACCAGCATGTTCTGGACCGACGAAAGTCCTATTTTCGATGCTACACTCGGGAAGTTGGAACATAGGTTGGCTCAGGACAATTTTGTGGGCCATATCGATATCAATAACATTGTGAATGGCAATGGAATATATCCTTTGGAATTTACTTCCCGTTTTGGCTTTCCCCAAATACAAATACAACGTGCCGGAATAACAGAGCCAATCGGATACATGTTGTATAAAATTGCCCGTGGGGAGAATTTTCGCATTCAAACCAAAAAGGGCTTTCAAATAGGGGTGTATAACGTGGTTCCTCCTTTTCCATACGAAGACAATCGCACGTTCAATACTTTCTCGAAAGATGCGGTGGTGGTCTTTAAAAAGGAAATGAAAGAGGGTATTCACCCCATGCATTTAAAAATGGTTAATGGCGAATGGCTTATTACCGGATGCACCGGTATTGCAGTGCTGGTTTCTGGCACAGGGCTTACAATGAAAGAGGCACAGCGTGTAATGTATAGCCGTGTAAGCAACCTGCTGATTAACAACAGCTATTACCGCACTGACATTGGCGACCGCTGGAGCGAAGACTCCGACAGGTTATGGGCCTGGAATTTATTGTAA
- a CDS encoding GNAT family N-acetyltransferase produces MLVLKEYTTNSAFFFQFLPSDWALEIEPYWNKYQASSQIFVLEEHNQIVAGGIVFSTLSPDTLYYGNHAQKWFQKGYLYIGFLFVCEQRRNEGLGSKWVQEVRQNLEGKKLWLAIDDYGLVNFYSKLGFELVDTLEYRNRTEWVMAEPE; encoded by the coding sequence ATGCTTGTTTTAAAAGAATACACTACTAATTCTGCCTTCTTTTTTCAGTTTCTGCCCTCCGACTGGGCTCTGGAAATTGAACCTTATTGGAATAAATACCAGGCCAGCTCCCAAATTTTTGTGCTCGAGGAGCACAACCAGATCGTAGCAGGTGGCATTGTGTTTTCGACTCTGTCGCCCGACACTTTGTATTATGGCAACCATGCGCAGAAATGGTTTCAGAAGGGATACCTGTATATCGGATTTCTGTTTGTATGTGAACAACGAAGAAACGAAGGTCTTGGCTCAAAATGGGTGCAAGAGGTTCGGCAGAACCTTGAGGGAAAAAAATTATGGTTGGCTATCGACGACTATGGTCTGGTAAATTTTTATTCGAAACTTGGGTTTGAGCTAGTTGATACACTGGAATACCGTAATCGCACGGAATGGGTGATGGCAGAACCAGAATAG